Part of the Labilibaculum antarcticum genome, GTCTGACTCTTCATAACACGTATTTTCAACCCTTCCAAATCCTCAGGCTTTTCAATACTTCTATCAAGAGTGTAAAAGCTTCGTGCACCAGCATCGTAAAAACACAAACCTTTCAAATTGAATTTTTTGGTAGAGGCCAATAGTTCCTCTCCGATAGGACCATCTAAAACTTTAAAAGAATGTTCTTTTGAACGCAAGACATAAGGCAATCCAAGTACTTGGTAATTATTTGTAAAGCCTTCCATTATAGCTGCAGAAACTTTTGTTATTGCCAGACTTCCAAGTTGTAATAATTCTACACATTGTTGTTCTGATCCTAGTTGCCCGCTAGGATAAATTTCAAGCTTCATTTGGCCTTCAGAAATTCGCTCTAACTCCTTTCCCATAAATACCATGGCTTTATGAACAGGGTGTGTAGGATCTAAACCATGTGCTAATTTTATAGTTTTGTGAGTATTTACTTTTTGGCAACTTATAATGAAGAAGCAAGAAATAAGGATTAAAAATAGCTTTGAAAACGATTGTGTTTTTTTCATGCTTTTTATGTGTGCAAAAAATTTGTACTAATTTCAAAAGTCAAAAAACAAATATTGTTTTTATTTAAGACCTGCCATTAATCCTTGTTCTAATCCTCTTAATTCTGCTAAACCTTTCATTCTGCCATATAAAGAATATCCTGGGTTGGTTTTCTTAGGAAGATCGTCTAACATTTTATTACCATGATCGGGACGCATTGGGATTTGCCAGTCTTTTCGTCCAGCTTCCTTACGTTCTTTTTCTTCTATTAGTAAAGCCTTCATTACAGCAGGAATATCAATGTCACCATCGAACAAGTAGCTCTCAAAAAAGTTACCTTCTGCATCTCTGCTTACATTTCGAAGATGAACAAAATTGATTCTAGGAGCCAATATTTTTGTCATTTCTGGTAAATCGTTAAAATGACCAGCACCAAATGAACCTGTACAAAGAGTGATTCCATTAGATACAGAATCAATAACTTTGGTTAGTTCAATAGCATCTTCAATTGTACTAACAACTCTTGGCAAGCCAAGTAATGCGCGTGGTGGATCATCAGGGTGAATGGCCAAACGAACACCTGCTTGTTCAGCTACCGGAATAATTTCTAATAAGAAATTGTGCAAGTGTTTCTTTAATTTACTTGCGTCGATATCTTTATAAGTATCCAATACTTTCTGGAAACTTTCT contains:
- a CDS encoding TRAP transporter substrate-binding protein — its product is MKKTQSFSKLFLILISCFFIISCQKVNTHKTIKLAHGLDPTHPVHKAMVFMGKELERISEGQMKLEIYPSGQLGSEQQCVELLQLGSLAITKVSAAIMEGFTNNYQVLGLPYVLRSKEHSFKVLDGPIGEELLASTKKFNLKGLCFYDAGARSFYTLDRSIEKPEDLEGLKIRVMKSQTAMSMVKALGGSPTPISWGELYTALQSGVVDGAENNPPSFYTSHHYEVCKYYSLNEHTRVPDVLIISTVVWNKLSDQQKKWLQLAAKNSVVEQRKLWASAEEESLKKLKENGVIINYPAKEQFAERVQDLLNAYQEQPKLYQLIQRIQATKDE
- the uxuA gene encoding mannonate dehydratase, coding for MSLEQTWRWYGPNDPISLQEIRQTGATGIVSALHHIPNGEIWTIEEIKKRIAEIEAAGLTWSVVESVPVHEDIKTQTGNCKLFVENYKECIKNLGACGIETICYNFMPVLDWSRTDLAFESGDGSNALKFEIEIFAAFDVFILKRENSRQDYTEDILKKAEAKFNLMSAEEIEKITRTVIAGLPGAEESYTLESFQKVLDTYKDIDASKLKKHLHNFLLEIIPVAEQAGVRLAIHPDDPPRALLGLPRVVSTIEDAIELTKVIDSVSNGITLCTGSFGAGHFNDLPEMTKILAPRINFVHLRNVSRDAEGNFFESYLFDGDIDIPAVMKALLIEEKERKEAGRKDWQIPMRPDHGNKMLDDLPKKTNPGYSLYGRMKGLAELRGLEQGLMAGLK